Part of the Temnothorax longispinosus isolate EJ_2023e chromosome 5, Tlon_JGU_v1, whole genome shotgun sequence genome is shown below.
CGCTCCGTGATCAGCTGATCAACGATCAACCTGACTACAACCGATACGTCACGATATGTTTCCTTTCCATCTGATAAGTCGCGTTGGTTTTTCTTTGAGGTTAGGCTCCTCTGGTTAGGAGCGTAGGCGCCTTTAACCTTGGTTTTGGGTTATATAGCGTAAAGTCGCGTTGGTGATCACGACAAGGTTAGTGCgctatttattacatttaataccTGTTCTAATGACTGCTGCTATTGTGCgtcgtaaatttatatatacctgTTACCTGTAGTATTAATAATTctgtaacattaataatttattgtcatGATTTATcgtgtaatgtaatatataacagtacaaatttttgttgttgttgATACGTCAAATTGTGCAACGAGATTAAAAATGTcaagaaatatcaaaatgagttattaataattttgtatgtttttttcttacagTTGCTGTAATGTGTCTATTGTAGACAAGCCAGATATTTACGTACGTCTACATACGGATATTCAAGATGGATGATTCCTTCTTGGAAGAATTGGAATTAATACCAAAAGAATCGAAAAAGCCATTTCAGAAGACATCTCAGCAACTGGATTGCCATGTAACTACTAGGCATGCTACTTCATCTCCGTTACTTCATTTCTCAGAACAAGATGAGAGAGATAACGTTATGCGACAGAAAGAACATTTTATGATAACAGTTCCAACTGCAGAATCTGATATAAAGGTCACAGACGGTAAAGAGTCTTCTTCGAGAAATTTCAAGAAACAATCCGATCAAAATGCGAAAAGACATTCCGCGAATGTGAAAGCGTCGGAGAGAACTGAGAAGATTGCGGACAGTAAAGGAAAGCCTGTAGAAAtgacaataaaaatgaaaaataatgatcAGCAGCGTGTTAGcggagaaaacaaaataaaacttcaCGAGATAAAGTATCCTAAGACATCTGAAAATAAAGATCGTAAACGACGTTCAGGATCGCATAAAGAAACCACTAATTCTACAACTAGAGAGAATAAACGTTCCCTTGATTCTTCTAATAACAATTCCTCAGATACTTCCAGTAAAGAAAATAGTCGTCCCTCAGATGCTTCCAAAGAGGCTGGTTCTCACAATCCGacgaaagagaaggaaaagttGACCGATAAATCGAGAAAATCAGGGTTTAAAATACAAGATCAAGATCCAGTTGTTTTACTTACTGCTATTAAGGAATTGATAAGCACGTATACCAAGCAGGAAAGCACAAAGATTTTACGCGCTATGCAGGAGCTACATATAAACTCTCAAGCtacattgataaaaaatcTCTTGAACCAAACAGATGATCTGGTTAAAGAAATGCATCCCAGCAAGGAGTCTGCTAGAATGAGAGCCCTGATTGAGGAGAATGAGCAGTTACAGCAGGAGTTGATGGCTTTACGAATGCGAAACGAAAACCTGCAGAATAAATTAGAAGAGcttgaatttttgaaacagGAAAATGCGatcttgaaattgaaatgCAACGAGCTAACTCAGACATAATATCGAACAATTGCGTTGAATATTGGACCATGAAATATATCGAACATTTGCTTTAAATATTGGACCAcgaagtattttaaaattttatttttgcacaaAGTGCTATTTAGgacgttattatatatattccttaCGCGAAAACTGCCAATAGAGATTACACTTACTAAACTATTAATagtcgtatttatttttatctaatcccataataatatgataataaaataaagatgatttaatcattattatatatagtaaagtAAGTGTCTtgactaattaaaaaaaaataatatcgatgacataatatatcgttaaaataacttatttttttataaaaatgttagatTGGCTTTTTGtagctgaaattaaataaatctactATAAAAATGTTAGATACTATCTAATTCTTAGATGTATGTGCACTATTTTTAGAGTTTATcctataatacaatttttgtaatatttaataaatgagtatatttactaaaatttgtttttatgatGTCAATTAGTGCCGTCTCTCTGACCGCTATCGGCTTTATCACGTTCTGCACTGGCGTTGCCAGACTCATCATATCGCCTGCCTGGGCGATATTCTCATGGCCATCATTCAGCTCGCCGCATATGTATGTAGCATATGTAATAGATAAACTAAttaagtttcaatttttatagattttttaaatagaataatttaaaaaataattttaaataaatttatcgtttCTATGCAGGcacatttttctgaaaatacaGTGCCAAAGGGCACTGACATATGAATCAGTAAATTCGTCCTTTGGCACGAAAAACGTGTGACTAACTTTCATTGTTGCTGAAGACGGCTCAAATGTGAGCCGAAACGTCCGGATAATTTACGGACTAATGTACTAAATTTACGCACAAGGATCTGCATTGACCCTGACGGTCCTGACTTTTCTTATATTTGAATCTCGAGGGtccttatattaatttatttaatagtttagtacatgaaaaatttgaaaaagatcTTATTGGCAATCAAATTTCCAGTTTGCGTAGTAAAAATATGGCAACAAAGAacataattgaataattattttcttaacaaaattatgtacGTTATGATGCTACATACGTTCCCCTTTcctgttttaaatattttaacttcgTTTTGGTCCAAAAAAttaagtgagaggagaaaggTAGTATTGGATGAGAATTGAATAAAGGGTTGGAGACGTccctataaaaattatgttcttGTTACTGTTATAAATCGGCTTTTTGTACATACAAAACGCCTTGCAACCCTGAGGGGAgttaaacgtaaattatcaAAGCCGACTTATAACAGTAACaagaacattatttttgtaggGACGTTTCCAACCCTTTATTCAATTCTCATCCAATACTATCCTTCTTctctcatttaattttttggaccaacggcttttacggcttaacgtctctttccgaaagacggagcccagtttgctccgcacaagagtttatcttgcacggaggacgcagctttcggaaaaacattccatggctctagtggactcgaacctggttcctcagattacgagtctggcgctctaccactagaccacactgccgccccgTCTTCTCTTtagtgatatatgtatatactcaATTTGTTTGTCCTTAATGCAAAAACCCACGATGCGAGGAGCAGCGCTCGATGTTATATACGAACTGTGTGAAgaaataactaattaaaatgacTTTTTTATTGGAGTATCCTTATCCTTCGCAGCGCCCGACACTTCAGGTCCATAATCCGGTACTATAATCTGCTTCTATTTCTTCTTCGTCCGTTGGCGGTGTATCGGACCATTCAAAGCGGTAGGCGTCACGGCTCTCCAAGTATCCAGTTCCTTGCGTCGATGCATGCGCTGCCTCTTCTTCTTGATTTTCAGCCGGTTGCTTTTTGAACGGTACTACATATTTCTACTTCCGCCCCGAtctcgaataatttttcaacattatcgTCTTCTACTGAGGAACTTTCATTATCAATAGGTTtatctgtgtgtgtatgttgAAACTCTCTGTACACTAGTTTTCCAAAAACTAAGTTTGAATGTTTTGCAATAACTGACTGTAgaagaacaaaaatatctaattatatattattagctCTTTATTCAGTGTATTGAATGTTCACCTTTCTTTTGCAAACAATTCAGAtgcgaaaattaaaattttttagttatatcGTTGTTGTACACTACCGCCAGTACATCCGCTTTCGAAATTGGTATACATAGGTTCGGAATAATGTCTTAAGAAATTGCATTAAGTAGCTGATATATTTTcacacacatatttatatacaatataaacatTCTCTTCTTGCGATACATACATTTCTCATTAAATACTTAAAGTGTGGACATCTTTGGCAAATTAGCCAAATTGCAAGGCTGTACGCTTTTGCAACtaaaaatacgtataaaaacGACTGAGAAATCAATCATatcgattaattaatgatCAATGTCTTACGAATAATCGtaagacattttaattaaatgcataatCTAGAAACATACACATATTTTCATTAAGCACACAAACTTCGACAATAAAAGCATTTTAAGATTGTACCGTCCATTGAtagatacatttatttttaaaaatttacgatgcCACCGTTGATGTTTTGCAAAtactttttgcaaaaaatattaatccttGTGATTAAATGCGTCTCAATTAGTGGATTTAAACagaatttacttaatataaacaaataaattgcaaaatgttttttaaaaatagattatgcaaaatattttctaaaaattttgtcgGCAAAATGCCagcataaatataacaaaatctgTTAGTAAAATTTGATTGACTGCAAAAATCGAACAGAATCTGTCATTtcgtaattatgtaaaaattatataatccatttacataataattatataaaatacttgtatatacatatacaattcgTTCATTTGCTACAACAATGACAACTCAGAAAACGAGATTTTCCAAAAACTAAGTTTGAatgttttgaattattaaaaatttttaatatcatactTTTAAATGCGATTTTGGTGCAATAACTGACTGTAGAGGAACAAAAATATCTAGTTATATATTAGTTCTTTATTCAGTGTATTGAATGTTCACCCTTCTTTTGCAAACAATTCAgatgtaaaaatgaaaatttttgagTTATGTCGTTGTAACAAAGAGCGAATTGTGATAAAAACAATTCAGATAGCAAAACGCCTattatatttacgaaatatgtGCTTAAATTGTGACGAATGTTTgcgcaaataataataataaagctgCGTCCACAAATGCTCAGCAACAGTCTACATATTATTGACggaaacaatttatatatctttgctATAAAAATACCATCATAATTATGAATTCTAGACGGAGCTACGATTCATGTTTACTCACTGTTTgtggcaatatataaattcttttcagCAATATGTTTGGATGATTTTGCATACTCAAGTTTTGCTATCTggaaattacataattaatatatctactTTATGATAAATAGTCTGgtgcaaaattttcaaattacatgTAGAcaaaaacttcttttaaatttgaaaatatatgtatgatattAGTATTCGCAAACTTGTTTCACCACATCACTTTCATCATCGAGATAAATcactaaattatattacgatatattttttttatataggtatttttaagatgttcgtaacattttaataaaaaattgtatcacgAAACTTTGATAGGGCAGTTGATTTTTCAGCAAAATCTATTAATTGAGCTTTCTTTGAATATTTTCCGAAAAGTTTAACGATTCTTCCCAAAAGAAGATGAATCATTATTCatgaaagagaaatattacatatatgagTAACATAAGTTTATCATAgtacaaaattcaaaagtATCTTTCAAGCTTGAAATACCGCTCAATTTTTTCGTCCAATTCTTTGGTTATTTAATCTTGACCTGGATATCTATCTGTATTTTCTAgcaatttaaagtaaaaataatcttcaCACTATAAATATTGTCTTATCCATCCTGAAGGAAAAATCACCTTGAAGGAATAATACATTccaaatttgaaattttccaAGTAGCATCATCTGGTGTGCACAATGcgcatacaaaatattaattatttaagaactTCTGTTATTTCCCAAGATTCAGTCGCGATGAGATGAGGGTTCCGCTtgtcttctttcttcatccgctatttcttctccttcttcatCTTCGTTATCAGTTCGCTCTCCTTCTTCGGGCGGTCTCGTCCatctaaaaaaacaattttttgcaaccgtatttattcaaaaatgaattttttcttcatgTCTATTAATTTACGTCTGTTAATTCATGTCTTGTTTATGCATCGTTGTGTGTACTTATGTGCACACGgggagaattttttgttatattttacccttaaatttactacaaactTGGaacaacttggcaaccaaggaatttttaaaatatacaaaagacattttataaacaacgtggtaaaaattaccaagcaaaTTGGTAaggtttgaaaaattattgaaatttcctagatatattttagtaaaattaatcaaacattttttatatttgaatgtaatagatattaatattttttattatagtggatattaatcagaatagctcgcataaaattcttggtggtacatgttgtcccacaactaccatgatttcggggttttaagagaaaattctctccgtgcaTGTGTCTCATTAGTATAactatgaaaataatacattcaaATAAACATTTGCATACGGCTATAACTGGAAATAAAATCATGTCTTAACTGATTGTTAGTCATTGACTGTCATTTGTTAATTGCTACCCTGTCTgcaaaatagttttttttttttttagtcaaTGTCTGTCATGCATCTTTAGACCaatcatacttttatatataatcaaaattgaaagattttaataatatctgcaatctaaaaatagtataaaatctAACCTGATTAGTGTTTCCGGTGATCGGTAGAGGAAGATCAATTTGGCAAACAAGTCTTCTTCGAGACATAAATCACCGCTCTCGCGGACCAAATAAACATCTAAGCAGAGGCGAAGAATTCTGTCGACGTAAGGTAAATCGTCGAACATAATCTTGGGCGCCATATCGCTGACGATTTTCCGCATCATTTGACTTATGACTATTACTGCCGTGGTATATAATCCTAGGATCCTGTTTGTAGTTAtgcgatttttaattaatatggattataataacaatttcataacattgttataattcttcgtaaaattttgttataagaACGTCtataaaaacgtaaattatttcaCTATTAAATTTACCCAAATCCGCTGATGAAGCTTAAGCCTTCGGGGAACGCTTTGTCGTTGAATAGAAACATCATGATATTCGTGCAGTTGTTTAGTGGTATTCTGCTCAAAAAATCGGTATACGCAGAGTCCGTGCATACCTCGCGAACCATCCACCATTGTTGATGAGCACAACAACTCTTGTTCGTTGATAATTGAACACTCATGTTTCTGTAGAGATAGCTGTCTTCTTTGTCAGATGGATTTCTTGCTAGAAACGTATAGATAATGttctcatttttttatgtctgcTTTGATAGCGTTCAATTATATACTTACGCAATTTTAGCGGTTGCATTAATTGTGGTACAACTTTGGTATCTCTAGCAGTGACTTTAAGGAATTTCGGAAAGGCGCTTTTCAATACTATTGTCGCATTCGTTGCGCCGGAATCCTCGCTTAACATGTCCACCAATGTTTGTCTTATAGGATTGAACTGTCCGTTTACAAACGGTTCCAATTCTATGTCACGAACCGTCGTAGTGATTCCAGAGGCGTCCTTGGCGTCTGTTCTCCTAGAGACTGTCCATTCCACGTGTACAGTTACTTTCGTGGTATTAGACGCCAATTCTGTTTTCAATCTGAAAatagataatgataaatatttttttcaaaatgtttgtGTAAGAAAACTatcaatatatcatttaatattgttaattcttttttaaaagagttaactttttattaaataatcagGCTTTATTATTCGtacatttttagatttttaattacaagatttaattatcattaaaagcaataatcattttcatatataaaacaaacctTTCTTTATCAGGTGGAGAAATATCCCAAAGTTTTCCCGAGAAAGTACCGAATCTTACTGCAGCCACATCAGAATAGatgtaattttcgaaaaaagttACAGCTGACTTCTCCGTTCCGTATAAATCTGTagtaagatttttatattgtttttccGTATATTCGACGATAGAACTGCCTTGAGCCGACATGGAATAGATGGGGTCGTATGGACCAATTCGTATTTTCATGGATACATCGTAAGGCAAGTTCGACGTGCCAACGGTGCTACCAAGGGCAAATAGAAGTAGAGGGAACCAGATTAAGCCAATTATGAGCAACAGACAACTTCCGCCTACCAAGTACTTGCTCAtttgctttttcttttctcctcgAGGTTGAGGGAAGTCTGATTCGACTCCTCGCATAcactaaaattttatagaataatatacattacaatttttatgtaatatatatttggagtatattaagtaatttaatatttttatgcgagagaagttatttatatatcttctcGTAGTTctcgtataatattattatgtggaaaattgaaataaaagtgtTTGCATTAAAACAATTGAAACAATAGCGTTTATTCCGAAagcgttatatattatatttcctaTAAAACTTACTTTGATTTGATAAATACTAGCGAAAATATCTTCCATCTTAAACCAGTCCATTACACTCATGGACGTGTCAGTCCAAATCCAATCCATCACTGCCCGAAGTTCAAAGAGGAACGGAATTAACATAAATCTGCATGCAAAGTAACTTGTTAGatcaaagtaatataaataacagaaatatttaataaacattttactaaccctttaaataaaacataatttacgATGCTGTactttttgcataaaaaattaccCAATATTCGAGTCGGGTATCCTTGTCGCAATTGATAAGCCGCTAGCAAAAGATAGAAGCATTTCACCATATACCAAATTTGCGGGAAAATATTATCGTTGAATTGTCTGTAATTGTAAATATGCTGTACATGATGTaaacgttaaaaaagaaaaataatgtgaTATCTCTTACCTATCTGTTACGCTCGGTAAAATGAAGAACATCCATAAATGAATACCGAATACTAAGCAGTATTGGAAAATTAACTTCCCCACAATAGATTTTCGAAGGAAAAGCGCTCTGTCGATAACGATTAGAGcgaattgtaataataacatcAATAAGAAAGGCATAGGAACTCGATTTTCCTGAAGGTAAGCTGTTACTCCGCCATCGCCTTGTTGAGTCTGAAATTAAAgaatgtacaatatttatattattatttaggtaaataataataaatttcatttatataaatattaataattttgtaaagtcTCTCCTCTCCCCATGTATACTTACTCCAAATGCGGAAAATCCGAAAATGAGCAGAAGGAAATTAAAGAAGTCACAAAGGAACATGTAGGCGTAAACATTAGTTTTCTCTTTGCCAGCTGGATCAATAATTCTCTTAAAGAAGCTTTTCATTGGTTCAGCGTGTTTAGTGACTctgcaaaatttgaaaatataattggatttaataaaataaagagaggaatctaaaaatatatattaaaacttcttttaaaaaatattttatctcttttttgacttattatatgtaaaatattacaagtaaatataaaagttttactttAAAGTTAATACATAATTCTTAAATAGATAAGacatgtttaaataaattagccACTTACGCCATATTCATGGCGTctgttttagaaaatttactACGAGGATGCTCTTGTCCTTGTACAGCCACCAGCTTCTTGTTCTCATCTGTTATGGGTGGAGAACCATCTGCGTCACCCAATGCATGAATGCTCAAAGATCGTCTCTCAGATTCTTTTATCTCTGCCTTGACCTCTGCATGAGAACTGTAgcacattaaaaaataattatgatacatttattGACATCAAAATTTcacatgttataaatatttttaagtagaaATTTTAACGTACTCGGTTTCTTCCTGTTTGTCGGACTCTTCTTGTTCTTTGTCTGAAGGTGGCGGCTTTGATGGCACCGCAGTTAACTGAGTAAGAATAATTTTCCGTGGTTTCAAAGATGCAGATGTCCATTGACCCAAGGATTTTAGCATAAATCTATAGACCAATCATACGGCATTATTCTTCATGAAATATTCTTGTATgtgttttcatttttatatctttttattcgtACCTATGGAAGAATAACATAAGAAGCAGTAATAAATCCCATAGAGCGTAATTGGCTCTTTTCAGAACACCAATAATCCTCGGCTCATACAATGGATGGTTTATTTGAGCTTTTTGATTCCAGGGAATCAATTCCAgttgaaaaatgcattttattatgaCAATGGCCTAAAAATTGCGATCATTACGTCGAGGGTTCTGTATAACACATTTAAACATAAACTAACGGAATATGCTTCTCACCTCGATATATGCAATCATCGTCACCCAGAAAGTTTTGGAGGGTCGCGGGATCGTCAAAGAACCCCATAAGAACACCATAAGCGGCAATGGTGTCGAGAGCACAGACGCattcttaatttgatgaaGAAATACCATAAAGTAACAAAGCAAACTGGAATGCGCCAAAATTCCAAACCAGATAGACGCTGCCAGCTGTATGATGGGCGGTTGATCCACTTCTGAGAGTTCCCCAGTTTCTTCGTCTTGTTTGACTGCCAAGGCTTGCGAGAAAAGTGTGCTGCATACATAAAATCTCCAAGTTAATTATGTTTTGTagtctaaataaattatccaaCATATATAGAAGAAAGATGACCTGTCACGTATA
Proteins encoded:
- the LOC139813681 gene encoding uncharacterized protein, which gives rise to MDDSFLEELELIPKESKKPFQKTSQQLDCHVTTRHATSSPLLHFSEQDERDNVMRQKEHFMITVPTAESDIKVTDGKESSSRNFKKQSDQNAKRHSANVKASERTEKIADSKGKPVEMTIKMKNNDQQRVSGENKIKLHEIKYPKTSENKDRKRRSGSHKETTNSTTRENKRSLDSSNNNSSDTSSKENSRPSDASKEAGSHNPTKEKEKLTDKSRKSGFKIQDQDPVVLLTAIKELISTYTKQESTKILRAMQELHINSQATLIKNLLNQTDDLVKEMHPSKESARMRALIEENEQLQQELMALRMRNENLQNKLEELEFLKQENAILKLKCNELTQT